A single region of the Rhodoligotrophos defluvii genome encodes:
- a CDS encoding FAS1-like dehydratase domain-containing protein, with amino-acid sequence MATKQKAEQDVGTAPAEGKITDEAVAAARAMIGLQLRPEGPYLQDATTDTLRNWCNGIGDLNPLYREQEYGRNSRYGGQIGHPMFPMAFGWVGRTRWGLPGVHGFYAGNDWELFRHIRPGDRISAIERVVGVEEKQSKFSGRLVLQYVEATYSNQRGEIVARALGTCTRHERRAAREAGKYKDIKTHEYTPEEYEAIDDAIMREPERIRGSNVRYWEDVKEGEQLDPIVRGPLSLMDTMGFLVGSGRGHTHGVVFQAAMKHPGHFFRNPEAGGGIEYTGIGHHRESTAKEVGVPGVYDYGPQRSSWMCSLVTNWMGDAAFLKRVRTEMRRFNTMGDTTWCKGKVSRKYMKDGFALVDLEIWGENQRGEITTPGLATVILPSRDPNARVSFDGSALDLELPVVR; translated from the coding sequence ATGGCGACCAAGCAGAAGGCCGAGCAGGATGTCGGGACCGCCCCGGCAGAGGGAAAGATCACGGACGAGGCTGTCGCCGCCGCCCGGGCCATGATCGGCCTACAATTGCGCCCAGAAGGCCCGTATCTGCAGGATGCGACCACGGATACTCTGCGCAACTGGTGCAACGGCATAGGCGACCTGAACCCGCTGTACCGTGAGCAGGAATACGGCCGCAATTCGCGTTATGGCGGTCAGATCGGGCACCCGATGTTTCCCATGGCCTTCGGCTGGGTGGGGCGCACGCGCTGGGGCCTTCCGGGCGTGCACGGTTTCTACGCGGGAAACGACTGGGAGCTGTTTCGCCACATACGGCCGGGTGACCGCATCAGCGCCATCGAGCGCGTGGTGGGCGTGGAGGAGAAGCAGAGCAAGTTCTCCGGCCGCCTGGTGCTGCAATATGTGGAGGCGACCTACAGCAACCAGCGTGGCGAAATCGTCGCGCGCGCGCTTGGCACCTGTACCCGGCACGAGCGCAGGGCCGCGCGCGAGGCCGGCAAATACAAGGACATCAAGACGCATGAATACACGCCCGAGGAATACGAGGCCATCGACGACGCGATCATGCGCGAGCCCGAGCGTATCCGCGGCAGCAACGTGCGCTATTGGGAGGACGTGAAGGAAGGCGAGCAGCTCGATCCGATCGTACGTGGACCGCTCTCGCTCATGGACACGATGGGTTTCCTCGTCGGCAGCGGCCGCGGCCACACGCACGGTGTCGTCTTTCAGGCGGCAATGAAGCATCCCGGGCACTTCTTCCGCAATCCCGAAGCGGGCGGCGGCATCGAATATACGGGCATTGGACATCATCGCGAATCGACTGCCAAAGAGGTCGGTGTTCCGGGCGTCTATGACTACGGCCCGCAGCGGTCATCCTGGATGTGCTCGCTGGTCACCAACTGGATGGGCGACGCCGCTTTCCTCAAACGGGTGCGCACCGAGATGCGGCGCTTCAACACCATGGGCGATACGACATGGTGCAAGGGCAAGGTATCGCGCAAATACATGAAGGATGGTTTCGCGCTCGTCGATCTGGAGATCTGGGGTGAGAACCAGCGCGGCGAGATCACGACCCCGGGTCTGGCGACGGTAATTTTGCCGAGCCGCGACCCGAACGCCAGGGTGTCTTTCGACGGCTCCGCGCTCGATCTCGAACTGCCTGTCGTGCGCTGA
- a CDS encoding cysteine hydrolase family protein has protein sequence MASDTVLLVMDMINDLVHPEGMGAKTYVPLCRERGVYENTVLAIRRAREAGTRVGYVRVGFSPDYAECPPGSPVFSKARENGLFILGAWGTEVFADFAPQEGDLDIIKHRVSPFYGTRLEPFLRAQGIGRLILAGVSTNGVVSAAVREGHDRDYACVVLEDCCAGATKEEHDYALAGLRRYAQVTTAAGVEF, from the coding sequence ATGGCTTCCGACACCGTTCTGCTTGTCATGGACATGATCAACGACCTGGTCCACCCCGAAGGGATGGGCGCCAAGACATATGTGCCGCTCTGCCGGGAGCGCGGGGTCTACGAAAACACGGTGCTCGCAATCAGGCGGGCGCGCGAGGCCGGCACAAGGGTGGGCTATGTGCGCGTCGGGTTTTCGCCCGATTATGCCGAATGCCCGCCCGGATCACCGGTTTTCTCCAAGGCACGCGAGAACGGGCTCTTCATCCTCGGTGCCTGGGGAACCGAGGTCTTCGCCGATTTCGCTCCGCAGGAAGGCGATTTGGACATTATCAAGCACCGGGTCAGCCCCTTTTACGGCACGAGGCTGGAACCGTTTCTACGTGCGCAGGGCATAGGGCGGCTGATCCTGGCCGGGGTGTCGACCAATGGCGTCGTCTCGGCGGCGGTGCGGGAAGGGCATGACCGCGACTATGCCTGTGTCGTCCTGGAAGATTGCTGCGCCGGCGCAACGAAGGAGGAGCATGACTATGCTCTGGCCGGATTGCGCCGCTATGCGCAGGTCACGACTGCGGCGGGGGTGGAATTCTGA
- a CDS encoding GntR family transcriptional regulator, producing the protein MKHQTKEERIADYLREGIISGQFPRGSKLKQAQIAEMTGTSITPVREAIKLLEAEGFILGTSHRGAVVAPFDLNATEEIVDLRVTLESKLALKAMQRLTAAEMEGLRALQGELDDAAARGDRDAVRKINYRFHELLYLAADLPQTLRFVRTLWARYPFDLINKLDNRIERASREHREMLSAILARDEGAMLAALRTHIRAGWEEFKASYSG; encoded by the coding sequence TTGAAGCACCAGACCAAGGAAGAGCGGATCGCCGATTACCTTCGAGAAGGCATTATTTCCGGTCAATTCCCGCGTGGATCGAAGCTGAAGCAGGCACAGATCGCGGAAATGACCGGGACGAGCATTACGCCGGTGCGCGAGGCGATAAAGCTTCTCGAGGCGGAAGGCTTCATCCTCGGCACCTCGCATCGAGGGGCGGTCGTGGCGCCCTTCGATCTGAACGCGACCGAAGAGATCGTCGACCTGCGCGTGACGCTCGAATCGAAACTGGCATTGAAGGCGATGCAGCGCCTGACGGCGGCCGAGATGGAGGGTCTGCGCGCGCTGCAGGGCGAGTTGGACGATGCGGCTGCACGTGGAGACCGCGATGCCGTGCGCAAGATCAACTATCGCTTCCACGAGCTGCTCTACCTTGCCGCAGATCTGCCGCAGACGCTGCGGTTCGTGCGCACCCTCTGGGCGCGATATCCGTTCGACCTGATCAACAAGCTCGACAATCGCATCGAGCGCGCCTCCCGCGAGCATCGGGAGATGCTGAGCGCGATCCTGGCACGCGACGAGGGCGCGATGCTCGCCGCCCTGCGCACGCATATCCGCGCCGGCTGGGAAGAATTCAAGGCAAGCTACAGCGGATAG
- a CDS encoding N-acyl homoserine lactonase family protein, with translation MPEAAEKGATWRIYGIRHATNKERRRGQNFILEADPAAPQVLDFYSWVLIGDGRAIVVDTGMDPQKAAKHGHTHLLSPVQALATLGVDAATADTVILTHAHYDHLGYLDAFPHARFHMQAEEMAYVTGPWMEKPWFRRAYEPDEISRLVHLLHGGRLSLHGRDEHIAQGVSVHWVGGHCAGQEVVRVRTGRGWVVLASDALHYYEEYERGIPFAVAFNLSDMIAAHDRIRALADSDDHVLPAHDPRIAEIYPVENTQNIFRLDVSPTRR, from the coding sequence ATGCCTGAGGCCGCAGAGAAGGGAGCGACGTGGCGCATCTACGGCATCCGCCATGCGACCAACAAGGAGCGCAGGCGCGGCCAGAACTTCATCCTTGAGGCCGATCCGGCAGCACCCCAGGTGTTGGACTTTTATTCCTGGGTTCTGATCGGCGATGGACGGGCCATTGTCGTCGATACCGGCATGGATCCGCAGAAGGCGGCAAAGCACGGCCACACCCATCTCCTGAGCCCGGTGCAGGCTTTGGCCACACTGGGCGTGGACGCCGCGACGGCGGACACGGTCATCCTCACGCATGCTCATTACGATCACCTGGGATATCTGGACGCTTTTCCGCACGCCCGTTTCCACATGCAGGCGGAGGAGATGGCCTATGTCACGGGGCCTTGGATGGAAAAGCCCTGGTTCCGCCGTGCCTACGAGCCGGATGAGATTTCGCGCCTCGTCCATCTCCTGCATGGCGGACGGCTTTCGCTGCACGGGCGGGACGAGCACATAGCCCAAGGCGTGAGTGTGCATTGGGTAGGCGGGCATTGCGCCGGGCAGGAGGTCGTGCGGGTGCGCACCGGCCGCGGGTGGGTGGTGCTCGCCTCGGACGCGCTGCATTACTATGAGGAATACGAGCGGGGCATACCCTTTGCGGTGGCCTTCAACCTCTCCGACATGATCGCCGCCCACGACCGGATCCGGGCGCTTGCCGACAGCGACGACCACGTGCTTCCCGCCCATGATCCGCGGATTGCCGAGATCTATCCCGTGGAAAACACGCAAAACATCTTCCGGCTTGACGTTTCACCCACCCGCAGGTGA
- a CDS encoding ABC transporter ATP-binding protein: MTDLLNISNLSVFYGATAQAVEKVSFSVGPGSVVALLGANGAGKTSIMKAIAGLIPARGQIRFEGEPVEAAPARERVRKGIVYVPEGREIVGNMTVRENLVLGGYHLSGSRRRQRIDMVLDLFPEIADKAERSAWRLSGGEQQMLAIGRGLMAAPRLLLLDEPSLGLAPLLVRRVFDRLSAIRKESDLAIVLVEQNLAMTMRLCDEVHFLRAGRLVGQRTREELKEDSARQEAIEAYLGASA, encoded by the coding sequence ATGACTGACCTGCTCAACATATCCAACCTCTCGGTCTTCTATGGCGCGACGGCGCAGGCGGTGGAGAAGGTCTCCTTCTCCGTCGGGCCGGGCTCGGTCGTGGCACTGCTCGGTGCGAACGGGGCGGGAAAGACGTCGATCATGAAGGCCATTGCGGGGCTTATTCCGGCGCGCGGCCAAATCCGCTTCGAAGGCGAGCCGGTCGAGGCCGCGCCTGCCCGGGAGCGGGTCCGCAAGGGCATCGTCTACGTTCCGGAGGGGCGCGAGATCGTCGGCAACATGACCGTGCGCGAGAACCTCGTCCTGGGGGGCTATCATCTCTCCGGAAGCAGGCGGCGGCAGCGGATCGACATGGTGCTCGACCTGTTCCCGGAGATCGCCGACAAGGCCGAGCGATCAGCCTGGCGGTTGAGCGGCGGCGAGCAGCAGATGCTGGCGATCGGGCGGGGATTGATGGCGGCTCCGCGCCTGCTGCTCCTGGACGAGCCCTCCCTCGGGCTGGCGCCGCTTCTGGTGCGCCGGGTGTTCGACCGGCTGAGCGCGATCCGCAAGGAGAGCGACTTGGCTATCGTGCTGGTCGAGCAGAATTTGGCGATGACCATGCGCCTTTGCGACGAGGTGCATTTCCTGCGCGCGGGGCGCCTGGTGGGGCAGCGCACCAGGGAGGAGCTGAAGGAGGATTCGGCCCGCCAGGAGGCGATCGAAGCCTATCTCGGTGCAAGCGCCTGA
- a CDS encoding ABC transporter ATP-binding protein: MNGAVTALEGKGISLSFGGIQVLKGLDVQFRAGEITGLIGPNGAGKTSLFNCLTGAYSPQSGTITYSGHSLDGLPPAARASMGIVRSFQHVALSPDLTVLENVMIGVARNFYSGWPDAFLPLPRGRAEREEMRSAAWSALAELGLPDVGDRMPGELPPGMLRLVEIARAIVGKPSVLLLDEPAAGLNNAETRDLMVSLSALAAPGLVMVVVEHDMDLVMSICDRIYVLNFGEFVACGTPQEVRNDPDVVRIYLGSDDD, translated from the coding sequence ATGAACGGTGCAGTGACGGCGCTCGAAGGGAAAGGCATTTCCCTTTCATTCGGCGGCATCCAGGTGCTGAAGGGGCTGGATGTCCAATTCCGCGCGGGGGAAATCACCGGGCTGATCGGCCCCAACGGCGCGGGGAAGACGAGCCTATTTAATTGCCTGACCGGCGCCTATTCGCCCCAATCCGGAACCATCACCTATTCCGGGCACAGCCTCGACGGCCTGCCGCCTGCGGCGCGCGCGAGTATGGGCATCGTGCGCAGCTTCCAGCATGTGGCGCTGAGCCCCGATCTGACGGTCCTGGAAAATGTGATGATCGGTGTGGCGCGCAATTTCTACTCCGGATGGCCGGACGCTTTCCTGCCGCTGCCGCGAGGCCGGGCGGAGCGAGAGGAGATGCGGTCGGCGGCTTGGTCGGCTCTTGCCGAGCTGGGCTTGCCGGATGTGGGCGACAGGATGCCGGGCGAGCTGCCGCCCGGCATGCTGCGGCTGGTTGAAATCGCCCGCGCCATTGTCGGGAAACCCTCGGTCCTCCTGCTCGACGAGCCCGCGGCAGGGCTCAACAATGCCGAGACGCGGGATCTGATGGTTAGCCTCAGCGCCCTTGCCGCGCCCGGCCTCGTCATGGTGGTCGTGGAGCACGACATGGATCTCGTCATGTCCATATGCGACCGGATCTACGTGCTGAATTTCGGCGAGTTCGTCGCCTGCGGCACGCCGCAAGAGGTCCGCAACGACCCCGACGTGGTGCGGATCTATTTGGGCAGCGACGATGACTGA